In one Pseudomonas sp. MM211 genomic region, the following are encoded:
- a CDS encoding L-threonylcarbamoyladenylate synthase has product MSQFFQIHPESPQARLIKQAVEIIRNGGVVVYPTDSSYAVGCVMGAKSALERIRRLRQLDDKHNFTLVCRDLSQLSTFAKVDTAAFRLLKNHTPGPYTFILNATREVPRMLLHPKRRTIGLRVPNHPIASALLEELGETMMSVSLILPGEDLPMSDPYEMRQILEHQVDLIIDGGFGGLEASTVISLVDDEPEIIRVGCGDPSPFAEQR; this is encoded by the coding sequence ATGAGCCAGTTTTTCCAGATACACCCGGAGAGTCCTCAGGCCCGCCTGATCAAGCAGGCGGTCGAAATCATCCGCAATGGCGGCGTGGTGGTCTATCCCACCGACTCGTCCTATGCGGTCGGTTGCGTGATGGGCGCCAAGAGTGCGCTGGAGCGCATTCGTCGCCTGCGCCAACTCGATGACAAGCACAACTTCACCCTGGTGTGCCGCGATCTGTCGCAGCTCAGCACCTTCGCCAAGGTCGACACCGCCGCTTTTCGCCTGCTGAAGAATCACACACCTGGCCCCTACACCTTCATCCTCAACGCCACCCGGGAAGTGCCGCGCATGCTGCTGCATCCCAAGCGGCGCACCATCGGCTTGCGTGTGCCCAATCATCCGATTGCGTCAGCGCTGCTGGAAGAGTTGGGCGAGACGATGATGAGCGTCAGCCTGATCCTGCCCGGCGAAGATCTGCCGATGAGTGATCCCTATGAAATGCGCCAGATACTCGAACATCAGGTGGATCTGATCATCGACGGCGGTTTCGGGGGGCTAGAAGCCTCCACGGTGATCAGCCTGGTGGACGACGAGCCTGAGATCATCCGCGTGGGTTGCGGCGACCCATCACCCTTTGCCGAGCAGCGCTGA
- a CDS encoding PHP domain-containing protein produces the protein MQVDLHCHSTASDGALPPAEVVARAHGRGIRMLALTDHDTLEGLDEASAAAKALGVQLVNGIELSCTWGGATIHVLGYAFDSEAPALRQAIAALHQGRWLRAEEISQRLALKGMAGALEGARAIQLAQGESGNAPARPHFAEFLVRGGYVKDRADAFRKWLGSGKLGDVKQHWPTLDETLETLRQSNAWISLAHPWQYDFTRSKRRKLVTAFAAAGGHALEVVNGMQPAEQVGGLAILAREFGLLASVGSDFHAPGDWSELGLYRPLPDDLSPIWTRFACAPSYDAV, from the coding sequence ATGCAGGTTGATCTTCACTGTCACAGCACCGCCTCGGATGGCGCCTTGCCGCCTGCCGAAGTGGTCGCCCGTGCGCACGGGCGTGGCATTCGGATGCTCGCGCTGACCGATCACGACACCCTCGAAGGGCTCGATGAAGCCAGTGCTGCGGCTAAGGCGCTAGGTGTGCAGCTGGTCAATGGCATCGAGCTGTCCTGTACTTGGGGCGGTGCGACCATCCATGTGCTCGGCTATGCCTTCGACAGTGAGGCTCCGGCATTGCGCCAGGCCATTGCTGCGTTACATCAGGGTCGCTGGTTACGCGCCGAGGAAATTTCCCAGCGTCTGGCGCTCAAGGGCATGGCGGGCGCACTTGAGGGCGCGCGCGCCATTCAACTGGCCCAGGGGGAAAGCGGCAACGCGCCGGCGCGACCGCATTTCGCCGAGTTCCTGGTGCGCGGTGGTTACGTCAAGGATCGCGCCGATGCATTCCGCAAATGGCTGGGCTCCGGCAAGCTGGGCGACGTCAAGCAGCACTGGCCTACGTTAGATGAAACGCTCGAGACCTTACGCCAGTCCAACGCATGGATCAGCCTGGCCCATCCGTGGCAGTACGATTTCACCCGCAGCAAGCGGCGCAAGCTGGTGACAGCCTTTGCGGCGGCTGGTGGCCACGCGTTGGAAGTGGTCAACGGCATGCAGCCTGCGGAGCAGGTCGGAGGCCTGGCGATCCTGGCGCGCGAGTTCGGTCTGCTGGCCAGTGTCGGCAGCGACTTTCACGCGCCTGGCGACTGGTCGGAGCTGGGACTGTACCGACCGTTGCCTGATGATCTGTCACCCATCTGGACGCGGTTCGCCTGCGCCCCGTCTTACGATGCCGTTTGA
- a CDS encoding YciI family protein, with translation MLYAIIATDVENSLERRLSVRPAHLARLEKLKTEGRLILAGPNPAIDSNDPGPAGFSGSLIVAEFESLDAAKAWANADPFRDAGVYAEVVVKPFKHVLP, from the coding sequence ATGCTCTACGCCATCATCGCCACCGACGTGGAAAACTCCCTGGAGCGTCGTCTTTCCGTACGCCCTGCCCACCTGGCACGCCTGGAAAAACTGAAAACCGAAGGGCGGCTGATTCTTGCCGGCCCCAACCCCGCTATCGACAGCAACGACCCAGGCCCGGCCGGTTTCAGCGGCAGCCTGATAGTCGCCGAATTCGAATCATTGGACGCCGCCAAGGCCTGGGCCAATGCCGACCCCTTCCGCGACGCCGGCGTTTACGCCGAGGTGGTGGTCAAGCCGTTCAAACACGTGCTGCCTTGA
- a CDS encoding response regulator transcription factor, with the protein MSNLLLIDDDVELCELLASWLTQEGFQVTACHDGQSARHALTQNAPDAVVLDVMLPDGSGLEVLKQLRSEHPELPVLMLSARGEPLDRILGLELGADDYLAKPCDPRELTARLRAVLRRSLPPATSSQLELGDLRFSPARGVAALGADGQEIVLTLSESRVLEALLKQPGEPVDKQVLAQLALGRKLTLYDRSLDMHVSNLRKKIGPHPDGRQRIIALRSRGYYYTT; encoded by the coding sequence ATGAGCAATCTGCTGCTGATCGACGACGACGTCGAACTCTGTGAACTGCTGGCCAGTTGGCTGACCCAGGAAGGTTTTCAGGTCACCGCCTGCCACGACGGGCAGAGTGCCCGCCACGCGCTCACGCAAAACGCCCCTGACGCCGTGGTGCTGGACGTGATGCTGCCAGACGGCAGTGGCCTCGAGGTACTCAAGCAGCTACGCAGCGAACACCCCGAGCTGCCCGTGCTGATGCTCTCGGCGAGGGGCGAGCCGCTGGATCGGATTCTCGGCCTGGAGCTGGGCGCCGACGATTACCTGGCCAAACCCTGCGACCCCCGCGAGCTGACCGCGCGCCTGCGCGCCGTGCTGCGCCGCAGCCTGCCACCAGCCACCTCCAGCCAGCTGGAATTGGGCGATCTGCGCTTCAGCCCGGCGCGTGGCGTGGCGGCACTTGGCGCAGATGGCCAGGAGATCGTCCTGACCCTGTCCGAAAGCCGGGTTCTCGAAGCCCTGCTCAAGCAGCCCGGCGAACCGGTGGATAAGCAGGTGCTCGCGCAACTGGCCCTGGGCCGCAAGCTGACCCTCTACGACCGCAGCCTGGACATGCACGTCAGCAACCTGCGCAAGAAAATCGGCCCGCACCCGGATGGTCGCCAACGCATCATCGCCCTGCGCAGCCGCGGCTATTACTACACGACCTGA
- a CDS encoding Spy/CpxP family protein refolding chaperone, with protein MRKTMTALLLAMTLPTLAMAAPGGDHRPGGDHGPRFFHELDLSKDQQRQVHKLMGEQRKNDRELTQRYLDKLPAADKKALETERKASRDKQQTAIRALLNPEQQKTFDEQAAKMKERKADREAFEAWKAEHKKAG; from the coding sequence ATGCGCAAGACCATGACCGCCCTGCTCCTCGCCATGACCCTGCCGACCCTGGCAATGGCAGCCCCTGGTGGTGACCATCGCCCAGGCGGTGATCACGGCCCGCGGTTCTTCCATGAGCTGGATCTGAGCAAGGATCAGCAACGCCAGGTACACAAGCTGATGGGCGAACAGAGAAAGAACGATCGCGAGCTCACCCAGCGTTATCTGGACAAGCTGCCGGCAGCCGACAAGAAGGCCCTGGAAACAGAGCGCAAAGCTTCTCGCGACAAGCAGCAGACCGCCATTCGTGCCCTGCTGAACCCGGAACAACAGAAGACCTTCGACGAACAGGCGGCCAAGATGAAAGAGCGCAAGGCCGACCGCGAAGCCTTCGAAGCGTGGAAAGCCGAACACAAGAAAGCCGGCTGA